One window from the genome of Candidatus Thorarchaeota archaeon encodes:
- the mtnP gene encoding S-methyl-5'-thioadenosine phosphorylase — protein sequence MAFEAEPSLVPVDPEKREELEELIPIEIGLFGGSGNYDPEVINNPIEVKVFTPYGAPSDNFIVGNVKGKTLAFLARHGRNHHLPPHKINYRANVWGMKSLGVKRIISPCACGSLQPEKIDLGEFVITDQIFDRTFGQRDDTFFDGGTIAHLPFGEPYCSEMRKLTIETAKDLDYKVHEEGTYVCINGPRFSTYAESIFYHEQGFDVIGMTAYPETSLAREAGICFVSIAMPTDKDVYGEHHVTHEQVLKTMSDNIERVRKLTYELIPRIPEEASCDCQTAMENALF from the coding sequence ATGGCCTTTGAAGCTGAACCGTCGCTAGTTCCGGTGGACCCGGAGAAAAGAGAAGAGTTGGAGGAGCTAATTCCCATTGAAATCGGGCTTTTTGGTGGCAGCGGGAATTACGATCCCGAAGTCATAAACAACCCGATTGAAGTGAAGGTGTTCACTCCCTATGGGGCACCGTCCGATAATTTCATTGTTGGTAATGTGAAGGGGAAAACCCTAGCATTTCTAGCCAGGCATGGGAGAAACCACCACTTGCCTCCGCACAAAATCAACTACCGTGCCAATGTGTGGGGCATGAAGAGCCTTGGTGTCAAGAGAATTATAAGTCCCTGCGCATGCGGAAGCCTGCAGCCTGAGAAAATCGATCTGGGCGAGTTTGTCATAACAGATCAGATTTTCGACAGAACCTTTGGGCAGCGAGACGATACATTCTTTGACGGAGGAACAATTGCCCATTTGCCCTTTGGAGAGCCATACTGCTCAGAGATGCGCAAGCTAACCATAGAAACAGCGAAAGACCTAGACTACAAGGTTCATGAGGAAGGAACATACGTCTGCATCAACGGTCCCAGATTCTCAACCTATGCAGAATCGATTTTCTACCATGAGCAGGGTTTCGATGTCATTGGCATGACCGCGTATCCAGAGACCTCATTGGCTCGTGAAGCAGGAATTTGTTTCGTATCCATAGCCATGCCTACAGACAAAGATGTCTATGGGGAACACCATGTTACCCATGAGCAGGTTCTCAAGACGATGTCCGACAATATCGAGCGAGTCAGAAAACTAACCTACGAACTCATTCCAAGGATTCCTGAAGAAGCCAGCTGCGATTGTCAGACAGCAATGGAAAATGCTCTCTTCTAG